GCGCGTTGCCGATGGCCACCGGGATCAGCGCCGCGAACTGCGACAGCGTGCCCACGTGTTCGGCGCTCACCGGGCCGCTGCCCGCGGAGGGTTGGGATGGGCTCATATCGCTTCCTCCGCCATGGCTTCGACCGGCTTGGTTCGCAATGCGATGTACGCGGGAATCGCCGCGGCGATCAGGCTCAGCACGATGCCGATGACCAGGGCCTGGCCCATGACCGGAACCGGCAGATACAGATGCGGCAGGATCTCGGGGTAGCGCGAGGTCACCGCCCAGTTGAAGGCGAAGGCGACGAGCATGCCCAGCGCCGCGCCGGCCAGGACCACCATCATGGTCTGGCCGACCACAATGCGCAGGATGCGGGCGTTGGAGTAACCGATCACGCGCATGATGCCCAGGTCGCGCCGGCGCTGGCGCACGCCCAGCGCCATGCCGCTGCTGACCATCAGCATCAGGGCGCAGAAGGTCACCACGACCACCATCTCGATCATCGACACGATGTCGCCGAACTGTGCGAAGAACTCGTTGTGGAACACCTGGTCGGAGCTGGTGTACGAAGGCCAGGCGCTGGTCTCCAGCGCGGTGTCGATGCGCTGCGAGGCGTCGTCGGCGGTGACGTGCGGCTTGAGCGTGATCACGAAGCTGCCGACGGTGTCCTTCCAGATGTCGCGGTTCTCGTTGAGGAAGTCGTAGTGGGTGACCGCGAAGTTGCGGCTGCCCGCGCCCTTGGTCGAATCGAAGATGCCGGCCACGATGTGATTCCAGGCGCGCTCGCCATGCGGCGGCCGGAACAGCAGGCTCTGCAGCGGAATCGAGTCGCCCTTCTTCCAGCCGAACTTGTCGGCGATGTCGGCGCTGACCAGGATCGCGCGCTTGTCGGTGAGGAAGGTCTTGCGGGTGTCGGCGTCCATGACCATGTCGGGATGGGTGTCCAGCCAGGTCTGCGGCTCCACCGCGAAGCTCATGAACATGTTCGACTGTTCGCGGTAGTACAGGCCGATCCAGGTCGCGTAACTGATCGTCTCCAGCCCCTCGACCTTGCGGATGGTGTCGATCGACGACAGCGGCAGCACCTGCATCGCGCCGGCGTCGCTCATCGCCATCAGCCGGCGCGAGGCGATGGAGTTGTCGCCGCCGTTCATGGAATAGCGCAAGGCGCCGAGGATGCCGAAAGTGCAAAACGCCAGGGCGACGGCCGCGGTCAGCAACAGCGAGCGCAGCTTGAAAAACCTGTGGTACCGCCAGATGAGGTTCAACTCGTTCATGCCACCGTGTCCTGTTGCTGCAAAGCGTTAGCGGCACCGCCGAGGATGCGCGCCAGTAGTAGCTCACCTGCCGCCGGCAGGCCCAGGCGGTTGTTCAACATGTGCATCTGCGAGCCGACGATGCCGAGCACGGCGTTGCGGCACATCGCATCGCCGACGGTCGCGCGGCCGTCGTAGGGCGCCAGCAGCCGCCCTTGCGCATGCAATTCCCTCAGGTGCAGCGCCAGCTTCTGCACGCCGCGTGCCCAGACCGCATGCGCGCTGCGGCTGTCCCAGCCCGCCGCCGCTTCCCGCTCCAGGCGCAGCAACAGTTGCAGTTGTTCATCGCTGGCGCGCGGCGCGTCCGCTTCCAGCGCCTCGCGGCCGACCATCGGCGTCCACAGCGCGCCATAGCGCTCGAAATAGCCGCCCAGCGCCGCCAGATCTTCGCCGCAGGCCAGCACCGCCGCGGCCATCAGCGCGAAGGCCGCCGACAGGCGCGCGCTGCGGCTGCCTTGCGTGGCCTTACACAGGCTCAGCGCCAGCCGCGAGGACAGCTCGAACAGCCCCTCGTTGGCGGCCATGGCCTGCTCGCCGCCGTAGCGCAGCCATTCGGGCTCGTAGGCGATGGCCGCCACGGTGCCCTCGGCGTACCAGGGCAGGTCCTCCGGCGCCACCGGGCGGCCGTCGAAGGCGTGTCCGCGGTAGTACTCCTCGCGTGTGGGGGGCCGGGCCGACAGATAAGGCTCGACGCCCTCGGCCAGCACCGCCCGGGCCGCGGCCTCGTCGGCCGCGATCGGGCCGGCCAGACGCACGCGCAGGTGCGGCCCGCCTTCCCAGTAGCGGATGAAGAACCATTGCCGCAGCGCACCGTCGGCGCTCCAGCGCTGGATCGCCGGCGCCAGGCGCTCGTGCAGATAGCGCTCGCTGGCGACCGGGTCGGACAGGAACACATGCAGCGAGAGCCAATCGCGCGGCGCGGCGTCCATCAGCACAGCTCCATGGTCGGATTGGCCGAGCGCGAGTGCCCGCACAGCACCAGGTAGACGGCCTGGCCGCGTAGCGCGAGCTCGGACTCCAGCCGGGCCTCGCGCATCATCTTGGTCGGCCGCGCATACAGGTCGTGGGCGGCGGCGGCCAGCGAAAAATCCTGCGCCGTCGCTCCGGCGGCCAGGTGGATCTCGCGCAGCGCGGCATCGCCCAGCCGTTCCATCGCCGCGCGCACGTCGGCCTGCACGATCAGCACCGCCGTCAAGGTGGCGAAGTTGTACTTGGTGTTGGCGTACGGAAGCATGCGCACCACCGCTTCGCGCAGGTCGCCGCGCCAGGCTTGCGGCGCCGGCGCGTCGGCATCGATGTCGAGGACGCCCGGCGGCCGACCCGGCTCCTGCCCCAGCCACAGCAGGGAATGGGCCAGCTCAGCGGCCGCGGCGCTGGACGGACGCCTGCGGCGGATGGCGCTCCAGGTCGCGATCACCGAAGCGCAGGTGCCGGCGGGCACTTGGGTCAGCACCGAGGACGCCAGGCCGCGATCGTTGCCGGAACTGCGCCGGCGCATCACGCCCAGCACCCCGCGCCCGCCGACGTCGCCGCGGCGCGCCGCACTCAAGCCCGGGACGGCCGACGCGGCCACGCGCGCGGGTGTGGCGCCACGGTCGAAGCTGCGCTGGAACAGCCGCAGCCGCGGGAATCGCTGCTCCATCTCCGGGTAGGGCCGCGGCGCGCTGAGACGGGGGTGTTCGGCCGGCAAGTCTTCGGGCTCGAAGCCCGGGCGCAAGCCGATGGCATACAGCGGAATTTCGAACGGCTGCGAGCACAAGGGCCGGCCGGTCTCGCGATCCGGATCGGCGGTTTCGTCGATGCCGAGCAGTTGGGCCAGATGCTGGGCTTGCGCCTGCGCATGACCCGCCTCGAGCACGCAGGGCACATGCGCGAACTCGCCGTACTCCTCGGCGTAGCGCCAGGCCCGGCCCACGCACACCAGCGCCGCGGTCCCCTCGCCCATCGCCCCCGCGGCCAGCGGCGGCAGCGCTTGCAGGCCATGGAACTCGGGCACGTAGGCATGCACCTGCGTGGTTCCGCCGCGGCTGCGCAGCAGGTAGTACTTGAGCGGATAGCGGCCGCGCGAGGACGGCACGGCCTTGTGGATCGCCGACTCGCTGTAGGGCTCGTAGCGCAGCGGAGCGGCCAGATAGCGGAAGAACAGCGACCAGCGGACCGGCTCGTCCAGCGCCGGCATGCCCGCGCGCGAGCCCGACAGCCACGCATCCAGGTCGCACAGCTCGCGCGGCAGGCCGGCCGAGGGCAGCAGGCGCAGGCTCGCCGGTTCGACCGCGCTGGCCTGGCGCCGCAACGCTTTCTTGCCCTCGGCGAAGGCCGGCACGATCAGGCGCTCCAAGCGCTGGTGGCCCGAGAGCAACCAGGCTTCCAGCTGATCCGCGCGTGCCGGGTCGGGAGCGGTCATGGGAAGTTGTGCGGATAGGGGTTGACGTTGGCCAGCGTGTACGCCGGGGCGGCGATGCCGCGATGGCGGGCGAACCGGTCCAGGCGGTCGGTGTCGATGCGCCGGTACTGGTGCCCGAAGGTCACCGGCATCAGGCCCGGCACCAGCACCTTGGCCGCGCTCAACCCCAGTTCGCGCAATTCGGCGAAGGTCTGGTCCACCACGATGATGTCGGTGGCGATCCCCAGCACCTTGGCGCAGTCCTCTTCCAGCTCCCGGGTTAGGTCCAGATGCCGCACGTCGGGCAGGCGCTCGCGGCATTCCTGCAAGGTCCGGACCTCGCCTTGGAGCAGGAACAGCAGCCGCTCCAAGGTTTCGTCCAGGCTGTACAGCAGCACGTGGTCGAACATGTCCTTGACCAGCGCATGGTCTTCGTACATGGCCCGCGCTCGGGCGAAATCCAGGGTCTCGCTCTTGCGGTACACGCCCATCGAGGTGGTGACTTCGGCCAGCGCGGAGAAGATCGTGTCGCTCCAGCGCCCGCCGCAGGCCGAGGCGCAGTAGGACTTGACCTTGGCGTCGCTGGACGGGTCCACGATCATGGCGCCGACCACCGGGATCTGCGCCTCGCTGGTCATGTCGAACAGGTAGACCTCGAAGCCGGCGGCTTCGGAACGGGCGATCAGGGCGGCGCTGTGGCGGTCGTCGATGCTGCGGTTGTCGATCCGCGCCGGCGCGATCCGCGAATACCAGGTCGAGAAATAGGCGTCGCGCTCGATCACTTCGTGCAGCCCGCCCAATACCGCTTCCTCGATGCTGCCGCCCAGCGAGCAGCCGTTGGACGAGTCGTAGATGAAGCGGTTGGCCGGCACGCCCGGCCGGCTCTTGATGTTGTAGTAGCCCAGTTGCTCGGGCACCAGGATGGGCTCGTCGCGACGTAGCGAATGCCCCCAGACCCAGCCGAACTCCAGGTCTTCGGTATAGGTTTCGAAGCGGAACAAGGGGTTCGCGCGCTGCTCGTCGGTGTGCATCACGAACACCGCCGGATCGACCACGCGGTCGCCGTAGCGCGCGACCATCTGCGCGCGGCTGCCGCGCAAGGCGACCATGCCGTCGCGCGGCTCGTTGCCGGCGTAGCGCTCCACGCCTTCCAGCAATGCGATCAGCTCGGAAGTCTGGTAGTTGAAGGCGCGGCCATGGTTGTAATCGGTGGAGCCGCCGCCCGGGAACGGCCGCTCCGAGGTGAACAGCGGCATCAGGTCGGATTGCCAGTTCTGGAACACGTGCTTGATCAGCCCGCAATGGCGATCCAGGAACATCCGCCGCACGCTGCGCAGCGACAGCTTGTCGTTGGGCGGCCGCCGGTCGCTCGGGTCGAGCTTGATCCGCGACTGGAACCGCAGCGCCGCCGGTTGCGACGGCGCCGGCCGGATATCGCAGGCCGGGCACTGGCTGACCTGCATATAGCGGTGCCGCGCGATCTCCAGCGCGTCCACGCGCAGCGTGTAGTAGTGGCCCGGCGGCAATGCGCTGTCC
The sequence above is a segment of the Lysobacter silvisoli genome. Coding sequences within it:
- a CDS encoding ABC transporter permease, which gives rise to MNELNLIWRYHRFFKLRSLLLTAAVALAFCTFGILGALRYSMNGGDNSIASRRLMAMSDAGAMQVLPLSSIDTIRKVEGLETISYATWIGLYYREQSNMFMSFAVEPQTWLDTHPDMVMDADTRKTFLTDKRAILVSADIADKFGWKKGDSIPLQSLLFRPPHGERAWNHIVAGIFDSTKGAGSRNFAVTHYDFLNENRDIWKDTVGSFVITLKPHVTADDASQRIDTALETSAWPSYTSSDQVFHNEFFAQFGDIVSMIEMVVVVTFCALMLMVSSGMALGVRQRRRDLGIMRVIGYSNARILRIVVGQTMMVVLAGAALGMLVAFAFNWAVTSRYPEILPHLYLPVPVMGQALVIGIVLSLIAAAIPAYIALRTKPVEAMAEEAI
- a CDS encoding thiopeptide-type bacteriocin biosynthesis protein, with product MDAAPRDWLSLHVFLSDPVASERYLHERLAPAIQRWSADGALRQWFFIRYWEGGPHLRVRLAGPIAADEAAARAVLAEGVEPYLSARPPTREEYYRGHAFDGRPVAPEDLPWYAEGTVAAIAYEPEWLRYGGEQAMAANEGLFELSSRLALSLCKATQGSRSARLSAAFALMAAAVLACGEDLAALGGYFERYGALWTPMVGREALEADAPRASDEQLQLLLRLEREAAAGWDSRSAHAVWARGVQKLALHLRELHAQGRLLAPYDGRATVGDAMCRNAVLGIVGSQMHMLNNRLGLPAAGELLLARILGGAANALQQQDTVA
- a CDS encoding TOMM precursor leader peptide-binding protein, yielding MSGDRSRRYVVANPACLDVLGGPAAVARLWDANVEAFADLARAEHFEAEPGSQCLLLFDQRLDLLSAIDLQRRLVQAGVTVFFVGVEPGSVQIGPVVVPGQGRCLQCLQEWIRTNHPTGKTYTAERSGRRPTPFKPLSPAARIAVAELMASLAGADLGQQDSALPPGHYYTLRVDALEIARHRYMQVSQCPACDIRPAPSQPAALRFQSRIKLDPSDRRPPNDKLSLRSVRRMFLDRHCGLIKHVFQNWQSDLMPLFTSERPFPGGGSTDYNHGRAFNYQTSELIALLEGVERYAGNEPRDGMVALRGSRAQMVARYGDRVVDPAVFVMHTDEQRANPLFRFETYTEDLEFGWVWGHSLRRDEPILVPEQLGYYNIKSRPGVPANRFIYDSSNGCSLGGSIEEAVLGGLHEVIERDAYFSTWYSRIAPARIDNRSIDDRHSAALIARSEAAGFEVYLFDMTSEAQIPVVGAMIVDPSSDAKVKSYCASACGGRWSDTIFSALAEVTTSMGVYRKSETLDFARARAMYEDHALVKDMFDHVLLYSLDETLERLLFLLQGEVRTLQECRERLPDVRHLDLTRELEEDCAKVLGIATDIIVVDQTFAELRELGLSAAKVLVPGLMPVTFGHQYRRIDTDRLDRFARHRGIAAPAYTLANVNPYPHNFP